In Nicotiana tabacum cultivar K326 chromosome 2, ASM71507v2, whole genome shotgun sequence, the following proteins share a genomic window:
- the LOC107810055 gene encoding putative sugar phosphate/phosphate translocator At3g14410, translating to MADPQKKWVSEDVVTYSYLLLYIALSSGQIFFNKWVLSSKDINFPYPLGLTLLHMVFSSILCFVLTKVLKIMKVEEGMTLDIYMSSVIPIGAMFAMTLWLGNTAYLYISVSFAQMLKAIMPVAVFILGVAAGLEVMSCRMLLIMSVISFGVLVASYGEININWVGVVYQMGGVVGEALRLIFMEILVKRKGLKLNPISVMYYVSPCSALCLLIPWIFLEKPKMDEQRTWSFHPLILTLNSLCTFALNLSVFLVIQHTSALTIRVAGVVKDWVVVLLSALLFADTKLTLINLFGYAIAIAGVAAYNNHKLKKAAFPGSSDESQPTQSIPLIPSTNSNN from the exons ATGGCGGATCCGCAGAAAAAATGGGTGAGCGAAGATGTGGTAACATATTCATATCTTCTCCTCTATATTGCACTCTCTAGTGGTCAGATCTTCTTCAACAAG TGGGTTTTGTCTTCAAAAGATATAAACTTTCCTTATCCTCTTGGATTGACTCTACTTCACATGGTTTTCTCCTCAATTCTGTGTTTTGTGCTTACCAAGGTTCTGAAG ATAATGAAAGTTGAGGAAGGGATGACTCTAGATAT ATACATGAGTTCGGTCATACCAATTGGTGCAATGTTCGCTATGACACTTTGGCTTGGGAACACTGCTTATCTCTATATTTCAGTTTCATTTGCTCAGATGCTGAAAGCAATCA TGCCTGTAGCAGTTTTCATTCTGGGGGTAGCAGCTGGACTCGAAGTGATGAGCTGCAGAATGCTTCTCATAATGTCAGTAATCAGTTTTGGTGTACTTGTGGCTTCTTATGGGGAAATAAATATTAACTGGGTAGGTGTTGTCTATCAAATGGGAGGTGTAGTTGGAGAAGCTTTGAGGCTTATATTTATGGAGATTCTGGTGAAACGGAAGGGCCTGAAGCTCAACCCCATATCTGTGATGTACTATGTCAGCCCATGCAG CGCTCTTTGTTTGTTAATTCCATGGATCTTTTTGGAGAAACCAAAGATGGACGAACAGAGGACATGGAGCTTCCATCCTCTTATTCTAACCCTAAATTCTCTATGTACCTTTGCCCTGAATCTGTCTGTTTTTCTGGTGATTCAACATACAAGTGCCCTGACAATTCGTGTTGCTGGAGTTGTCAAAGATTGGGTCGTTGTGCTGCTCTCTGCCCTACTTTTTGCGGATACAAAATTGACATTAATTAATCTTTTTGGTTATGCTATTg CTATTGCAGGTGTAGCTGCATATAATAATCACAAGCTAAAAAAGGCAGCTTTCCCAGGAAGCTCAGATGAGTCTCAACCCACTCAATCTATACCTTTAATACCATCTACAAATTCCAATAACTAG